A single genomic interval of Cucumis sativus cultivar 9930 chromosome 5, Cucumber_9930_V3, whole genome shotgun sequence harbors:
- the LOC101206910 gene encoding uncharacterized protein C24H6.02c isoform X3, translated as MASMAAAYTVIFSSPTLLQHSFNPSQTRPHPSITSFKPIVSSKANPSNGVFIRSRNFCTAPVSRERRYKVLTVSSLVDGYTGDDDEPSQRNSDTGAAIDIKLPRRSLMVTFTCNQCSERTKRLINRLAYERGLVFVQCAGCQKYHKLVDNLGLIVEYDFREEDVDLDSSSDQV; from the exons ATGGCATCCATGGCAGCGGCATACACTGTCATCTTTTCATCTCCCACTCTTCTTCAACATTCCTTTAACCCTTCACAAACTCGACCTCATCCATCTATTACCTCATTCAAACCGATAGTCTCTTCCAAAGCAAACCCTAGCAATGGTGTCTTCATTAG GAGTAGAAACTTCTGTACAGCACCAGTTAGTCGGGAACGCAGGTATAAGGTGCTTACTGTTTCTAGTTTGGTTGATGGTTATACTGGAGACGACGATGAACCTTCGCAGAGAAATTCGGATACG GGGGCAGCCATTGACATAAAGCTTCCAAGAAGAAGTTTGATGGTAACGTTTACGTGTAATCAATGTAGTGAGAGGACGAAGAGACTCATTAATCGATTAGCTTACGAACGAGGGCTTGTTTTTGTTCAG TGTGCAGGGTGTCAAAAGTATCACAAATTGGTTGACAATCTTGGCCTTATAGTAGAGTATGACTTCCGGGAGGAGGACGTGGATTTGGACTCAAGTTCAGATCAAGTTTGA
- the LOC101215576 gene encoding tRNA(adenine(34)) deaminase, chloroplastic → MYNTYVSSAVCSIRSKGPLSHCFNERPIFLNERCNGNPLNLPSSSCCSCCVCYTFPTYRVPVGSSIFYGPRQSTLLQWSISRRLMMGGRNRFCYTLPEYGRVLDCYEVPFSVSDGRTCHCSEGRRYRRCCMASDSDCEFDKSDGFDEEDIAEAMISLIREGFGSQEKIKSSKRLEVGNQKKYGAKERNLSSLRRVELEKKVRRGVEEKTVSSIEKKRVDRKRESNHQQEREERKNNEFGSLNSKHNNKVGSMAVELRKDGYGLIGDQLVHSRADRQSLRKEGSTCSSYYSLSSSGDIESDAEVEDKKVQFVEESSSGYRYDSLSDVGEKLDGQVKETFRRQADDERGREEETVVHDTTVGNNANWHVRKNSENELTEISTTVTSSTSGTSEMNSRLSRARESGSVSTSSTKKFVDKEEELKKAMTLNEESKKYDVSGKKVGGVSINEGKKRTEVSEISHSSAEEISRSHKRLTIKNENLELDANLISKASNNNHGTGRPVLQEKSSRRSSSFQQLLGVSENRKTERERISISQQTSQSDASESTGLHVSSNQEVEEGYHQIENHPTGEVNSRQKLLHLGVISVIKEGNTNTSVSSSEIRTQNEEQNAALVKTSNFVAKDIKSSTDQKASQRVISRKGSRDGSSVVHGTDKMSATHSEKIFENRIFKQETNKSVVEKTVKETIIRHGQNNDRVVQTESGKESKNHEEKLKVQGSINLSSQSSYQGIGVNIDENKRSQAVLMPPPSQLAARDSLRTDSTSEMGQVVSRRTSGSSSGASYMQSGGSPALDRKSYRGGGADESIEEPVYVITPDDTLGSADRLERSSAQFVGEFMEKSRNELLISETHAERNTSEVDLLHEEQDGESDLVDYQRKDHDSRLSSGSSGTKGPPDEMWHVMDSTTEQPPKTDDPEISAHSENAIVKRSGKSLWNVISDIVRLRWNSRTETSESALRSGGRNSPNESVSNETWFSGREHEESDNTKMGRTTVSEFTSLDQLEEPNLSAQGQDLSDDKKVKSKYYEVDTPSSSNTVEPKPSGGTLLVSGEAILTDGTKVEVISSGLDIEPSSIPLSTQGIKESPTIQEMSQSGKTEAFASSSADQLGHSFSAKLSETSTTETKDGEVKQRKLQRNKQVLKDRFDEWEEAYLLETEQRKIDEMFMREALAEAKKAADTWEVPVGAVLVKHGKIIARGCNLVEELRDSTAHAEMFCIREASKQLKTWRLAETTLYVTLEPCPMCAGAILQARIENLVWGAPNKLLGADGSWIRLFPNGGEGNISEQSEKPAAPVHPFHPKMTIRRGVLASECADVMQQFFQLRRRKKQKKENTPPLAIAHHPSKFLTKMHNIFHILFCL, encoded by the exons ATGTACAACACTTATGTCAGCTCAGCTGTATGTTCTATTCGGAGTAAAGGGCCTCTTTCCCATTGCTTTAATGAGCGTCCCATCTTCTTAAATGAAAGATGTAATGGAAACCCATTGAATCTTCCATCGTCATCATGTTGTTCTTGTTGTGTTTGTTATACATTTCCAACCTACAGAGTGCCTGTAGGCTCTAGTATTTTCTATGGGCCGAGGCAATCCACCCTGCTTCAATGGTCGATCTCTAGGAGATTGATGATGGGTGGCCGAAACCGGTTCTGTTACACGCTTCCGGAATATGGGCGTGTTCTGGATTGTTATGAGGTTCCTTTTTCTGTAAGTGATGGTAGGACTTGTCATTGTAGTGAGGGAAGGAGATATAGAAGATGTTGTATGGCTTCTGATAGTGATTGTGAATTTGACAAATCGGATGGATTTGATGAAGAGGACATTGCTGAGGCAATGATCAGTTTGATAAGGGAGGGCTTTGGAAGCCAGGAAAAAATTAAGTCATCTAAGAGACTAGAAGTgggaaaccaaaaaaaatacGGAGCGAAGGAGAGAAATTTAAGTTCATTGAGACGAGTAGAACTGGAGAAAAAAGTGAGAAGAGGCGTCGAGGAGAAAACGGTAAGttcaattgaaaagaaaagagtagatagaaaaagagagagtaaCCACCAgcaagaaagagaagagaggaaAAACAATGAGTTTGGTTCtttaaatagtaaacataACAATAAAGTCGGATCAATGGCAGTTGAGTTGAGGAAAGATGGATATGGATTGATTGGTGATCAATTAGTTCATTCAAGAGCTGATAGACAGAGTTTAAGAAAAGAAGGGTCCACTTGTTCATCTTATTATTCACTCTCCTCCTCTGGGGATATTGAGAGTGATGCTGAAGTTGAAGACAAGAAGGTACAATTTGTTGAAGAATCGTCCAGTGGGTATAGATACGACTCTTTGAGTGATGTGGGAGAAAAATTAGATGGGCAGGTCAAGGAAACATTCAGGAGGCAAGCGGACGATGAGAGGGGACGAGAAGAGGAAACAGTAGTCCATGATACTACAGTTGGAAATAATGCCAATTGGCACGTGAGGAAGAACTCAGAGAATGAACTTACTGAAATATCAACAACAGTAACATCCTCCACAAGTGGAACCTCTGAGATGAACTCAAGATTGTCAAGGGCCAGGGAAAGTGGTTCTGTAAGTACTTCAAGCACGAAGAAGTTTGTTGACAAGGAAGAGGAATTGAAAAAAGCTATGACTTTGAATGAGGAATcaaaaaaatatgatgtatCAGGTAAGAAAGTGGGTGGTGTGTCTAtaaatgaagggaaaaaacGTACAGAAGTATCAGAAATAAGCCACAGTAGTGCAGAAGAAATTTCTCGTTCTCATAAAAGACTAACCATTAAGAATGAAAACCTAGAATTAGATGCAAATCTAATCTCGAAAGCAAGCAACAACAATCATGGAACTGGTCGTCCTGTCCttcaagaaaaaagttcaagacGAAGTTCATCGTTTCAACAACTTTTGGGAGTTTCAGAAAATAGGAAAACTGAGAGAGAAAGGATCTCTATCTCTCAGCAGACAAGCCAGTCTGATGCAAGTGAAAGTACAGGTCTCCATGTATCTTCTAATCAGGAGGTTGAAGAAGGATATCATCAAATAGAAAACCATCCCACTGGAGAAGTGAATTCGAGACAAAAACTTCTTCATCTTGGTGTTATATCAGTAATCAAAGAAGGCAATACCAACACCTCTGTTTCAAGTTCTGAAATTAGAACACAAAATGAGGAACAAAATGCAGCATTGgttaaaacatcaaattttgtGGCTAAAGACATAAAATCTTCGACAGATCAGAAAGCTTCTCAGAGAGTTATTTCCAGAAAAGGTTCCCGAGATGGCTCTTCAGTGGTTCATGGCACTGATAAAATGTCTGCTACACATtctgaaaaaatatttgaaaatagaattttcAAGCAAGAAACTAATAAATCAGTAGTGGAGAAAACTGTCAAGGAAACCATAATAAGACATGGTCAAAATAATGATCGTGTGGTGCAAACTGAATCAGGAAAAGAGTCTAAAAATCatgaagaaaaactaaaagttcAAGGATCCATTAATTTAAGTTCCCAAAGTAGTTATCAAGGGATTGGTGTGAAtattgatgaaaataaaaggtcACAGGCAGTATTAATGCCTCCTCCATCCCAGCTTGCAGCTAGAGATTCATTGCGAACAGATTCTACTAGTGAAATGGGCCAAGTAGTTTCCAGAAGAACATCAGGAAGCAGTTCAGGTGCTTCTTACATGCAGTCAGGAGGAAGTCCAGCTTTGGACCGGAAATCCTACCGAGGAGGTGGGGCAGATGAGAGTATTGAGGAACCTGTGTATGTTATCACTCCTGATGATACTCTAGGTTCTGCTGACCGTTTAGAGAGATCATCTGCACAGTTTGTTGGTGAGTTCATGGAGAAGTCCAGAAATGAACTCTTAATTTCTGAAACCCATGCAGAGAGAAATACCTCCGAGGTTGATTTACTACATGAAGAGCAGGATGGAGAAAGTGATTTGGTAGATTATCAAAGGAAGGACCATGACTCAAGGCTCTCGTCTGGGAGTTCTGGAACCAAGGGTCCTCCTGATGAAATGTGGCATGTAATGGACTCAACTACCGAGCAGCCTCCCAAAACTGATGATCCTGAGATTAGTGCACACAGTGAGAACGCAATTGTCAAGAGAAGTGGCAAATCCTTGTGGAATGTCATTTCAGACATAGTTCGTCTCCGTTGGAATTCACGCACTGAAACCTCTGAGTCAGCTTTAAGATCAGGTGGAAGAAATTCACCAAACGAGTCTGTTAGTAATGAAACATGGTTTTCTGGCCGTGAACACGAGGAGAGCGACAATACAAAAATGGGAAGAACCACAGTTTCTGAATTCACTTCATTGGATCAGTTGGAAGAACCAAATCTTTCTGCCCAAGGCCAAGATTTATCTGATGATAAGAAAGTGAAAAGCAAATACTATGAAGTAGATACTCCATCTTCCTCAAATACAGTGGAGCCCAAGCCATCAGGTGGGACTTTGTTGGTTTCTGGAGAAGCGATTTTAACAGACGGTACGAAGGTTGAAGTTATTTCTTCTGGTTTGGATATAGAACCATCATCCATACCACTGTCTACCCAAGGCATAAAAGAATCTCCCACGATTCAAGAAATGTCTCAAAGTGGTAAAACCGAAGCCTTTGCAAGCAGCTCTGCAGATCAGTTGGGGCATTCTTTTAGTGCTAAATTATCAGAGACATCAACAACTGAAACCAAGGATGGGGAAGTGAAACAAAGGAAGCTTCAAAGAAACAAGCAAGTTCTAAAAGATCGGTTTGATGAATGGGAAGAAGCATACTTACTTGAAACTGAGCAGcgaaaaattgatgaaatgttTATGAGGGAAGCTCTAGCTGAAGCCAAGAAGGCTGCTGATACTTGGGAAGTGCCTGTTGGAGCAGTGTTGGTGAAACACGGTAAAATTATTGCTCGTGGCTGCAACCT GGTCGAAGAGTTGCGAGATTCTACAGCCCATGCCGAAATGTTTTGTATTCGTGAGGCTTCAAAGCAATTAAAGACATGGAGGCTTGCT gAGACAACTCTCTACGTGACACTTGAGCCATGCCCTATGTGTGCTGGAGCGATACTACAGGCACGGATCGAGAATCTTGTATGGGGAGCACCAAACAAGCTTCTTGGAGCTGATGGCAGCTGGATCAG ACTTTTTCCCAATGGTGGAGAGGGGAATATCTCAGAACAGTCCGAGAAGCCTGCTGCACCCGTCCACCCATTCCACCCAAAAATGACTATTCGACGAGGTGTATTAGCATCAGAATGTGCAGATGTAATGCAACAATTCTTTCAGctaaggagaagaaagaagcaaaagaaagaaaacactcCACCCCTAGCCATTGCCCATCATCCATCTAAATTTCTTACTAAGATGCATAATATCTTCCACATATTGTTCTGTTTGTAA
- the LOC101206910 gene encoding uncharacterized protein LOC101206910 isoform X2 — MASMAAAYTVIFSSPTLLQHSFNPSQTRPHPSITSFKPIVSSKANPSNGVFIRNFCTAPVSRERRYKVLTVSSLVDGYTGDDDEPSQRNSDTGAAIDIKLPRRSLMVTFTCNQCSERTKRLINRLAYERGLVFVQRIVVLGIRTIGKFLQYLLHFLFQYNKRWFYDVEYPSILAIMIALVHD, encoded by the exons ATGGCATCCATGGCAGCGGCATACACTGTCATCTTTTCATCTCCCACTCTTCTTCAACATTCCTTTAACCCTTCACAAACTCGACCTCATCCATCTATTACCTCATTCAAACCGATAGTCTCTTCCAAAGCAAACCCTAGCAATGGTGTCTTCATTAG AAACTTCTGTACAGCACCAGTTAGTCGGGAACGCAGGTATAAGGTGCTTACTGTTTCTAGTTTGGTTGATGGTTATACTGGAGACGACGATGAACCTTCGCAGAGAAATTCGGATACG GGGGCAGCCATTGACATAAAGCTTCCAAGAAGAAGTTTGATGGTAACGTTTACGTGTAATCAATGTAGTGAGAGGACGAAGAGACTCATTAATCGATTAGCTTACGAACGAGGGCTTGTTTTTGTTCAG CGAATCGTTGTTCTTGGAATACGCACAATTGGGAAATTCTTACAAtatttgttgcattttttgtTCCAATACAACAAAAGATGGTTTTATGATGTGGAATACCCTTCAATTCTTGCAATTATGATAGCTTTGGTCCATGACTGA
- the LOC101206666 gene encoding phosphate transporter PHO1 homolog 1 isoform X1 — translation MSSPSSFQHSQQSLLHHHHHHLHSLSHTLLQTESNNMVKFSKQFEGQLIPEWKHAFVDYWQLKKDLKKLYLLKNDNNPAAATTAATAKAATTLLSSIKKLSIFCHQQRDHGPIHVHKKLASSASKGDMYETELLDQFADTTAAKEFFSCLDFQLNKVNQFYKTKESEFMERGDSLKKQLEILIDLKSAIQHRRQTGDIAPDSKEDSSISYTISCAEESVKDKTEQEQSPENINDELEKTELAFSDSPRSEEMENSTRSKSLDKKWRSVSGRVISFQGKNIKVNIPLTTPSRTFSAISHLFREDLANSKKCNEGTKLHIKKTRLHHAEKMIKGAFVELYKGLGFLKTYRHLNMLAFIKILKKFDKVTDKQVLPIYLKVVESSYFNSSDKVIKLADEVEELFIKNFAEEDKRKAMKYLKPKQRKESHGITFFVGLFTGCFIALLIGYVIMAHIMGMYKRQPFSLYMETVYPILSMFSLMFLHFFLYGCNIFAWRKTRINYSFIFELSATKELKYRDVFLICTTSMTAVIGVMFVHLALLSKGYSYTQVQVIPGLLLLFFLLLLVCPFNIYYRSSRYRFIRVMRNIAFSPLYKVVMLDFFMADQLCSQVPMLRNLEYMACYYITGSYKTQNYNYCMNAKHYRDLAYAVSFLPYYWRAMQCARRWFDEGQTSHLVNLGKYVSAMLAAGAKVAYEKDKAKGVGWLCLVVIMSSGATVYQVYWDFVKDWGLLQMNSKNPWLRNDLMLRRKTVYYFSMGLNFILRLAWLQTVLHSTFGHVDSRVTGLFLAALEVIRRGLWNFFRLENEHLNNAGKFRAVNPVPLPFDEIDEVD, via the exons ATGTCATCACCTTCTTCCTTTCAACACTCACAACAatctcttcttcatcatcatcatcatcatcttcattcCCTCTCTCACACTCTGCTTCAAACAGAGTCTAACAATATGGTCAAATTCTCCAAACAATTTGAAGGACAGTTGATTCCTGAATGGAAACATGCTTTTGTTGATTATTGGCAACTTAAAAAAGACCTCAAAAAACTCTATCTTCTTAAAAATGATAACAATCCCGCTGCCGCCACAACCGCCGCCACTGCCAAGGCAGCAACTACCCTTCTGTCTTCTATAAAGAAGCTGTCTATATTTTGTCACCAACAAAGAGATCATGGACCTATTCAT GTTCATAAGAAACTTGCTTCTTCTGCTAGTAAGGGAGATATGTATGAAACGGAGCTATTGGATCAATTTGCTGATACAACTGCAGCAAAGGAATTCTTTTCTTGTCTTGATTTTCAGCTTAACAAGGTGAATCAATTCTACAAGACTAAAGAGTCTGAGTTCATGGAGAGAGGAGACAGCTTGAAAAAACAATTGGAGATTCTCATTGATTTGAAATCAGCCATTCAGCACCGGCGTCAGACCGGCGATATTGCACCGGATTCTAAGGAGGATAGTTCAATTTCTTACACAATTTCTTGTG CAGAGGAGTCTGTTAAGGACAAGACAGAGCAAGAACAATCCCCAGAGAATATCAATGATGAATTGGAGAAAACAGAGTTAGCATTTTCAGACTCACCAAGAtcagaagaaatggaaaactCAACAAGAAGTAAAAGCTTGGATAAAAAATGGAGATCGGTCTCGGGTCGAGTAATCAGTTTTCAGGGGAAGAACATAAAAGTGAACATTCCTTTGACAACCCCATCGCGGACATTCTCGGCTATAAGCCATTTATTCAGGGAAGATTTGGCAAACTCAAAAAAATGCAATGAAGGAACAAAGCTTCACATTAAAAAAACCAGGTTGCACCATGCAGAGAAGATGATCAAAGGAGCTTTCGTTGAGCTTTATAAAGGATTGGGGTTTCTCAAAACTTACAG GCACTTGAACATGCTTGCCTTCATAAAGATTTTGAAGAAGTTTGACAAA gtCACTGATAAACAAGTTCTTCCCATTTATCTAAAAGTTGTGGAAAGTTCCTATTTCAACAGCTCAGACAAG GTTATAAAGCTAGCAGATGAGGTAGAGGAGCTATTCATCAAAAACTTCGCTGAGGAAGACAAAAGGAAGGCCATGAAATACCTTAAACCGAAACAGCGTAAAGAGTCACACGGCATTACCTTCTTCGTCG GACTGTTCACTGGGTGTTTCATTGCCCTTCTTATTGGTTACGTTATAATGGCTCATATCATGGGGATGTACAAAAGACAACCTTTTTCACTTTACATGGAGACTGTATATCCAATACTTAG CATGTTCAGCTTGATGTTCTTACATTTCTTCCTCTATGGCTGCAACATCTTTGCATGGAGAAAGACTCGAATAAATTACAGCTTCATTTTCGAGTTGTCGGCCACAAAGGAACTTAAATACAGAGACGTGTTCTTGATATGTACTACTTCAATGACAGCTGTCATCGGGGTCATGTTTGTTCATTTGGCATTGCTTTCAAAAGGATACTCTTACACTCAAGTTCAAGTGATCCCTGGCCTTCTCTTGCTG TTTTTCTTGCTGTTACTTGTGTGCCCCTTCAACATTTACTATCGATCAAGCCGCTACCGTTTCATCCGTGTGATGAGAAATATAGCATTTTCACCTCTCTACAAG GTAGTGATGTTGGACTTCTTCATGGCAGATCAGCTATGTAGTCAG GTTCCGATGCTGCGAAATCTCGAGTATATGGCCTGTTACTACATAACAGGAAGCTACAAAACGCAGAATTACAACTACTGTATGAATGCAAAGCATTACCGAGATCTCGCTTATGCCGTTTCCTTTCTACCTTACTACTGGAGAGCAATGCAG TGTGCAAGGCGCTGGTTTGATGAGGGACAGACAAGCCACCTTGTCAATCTAGGAAAGTATGTCTCAGCAATGTTGGCTGCAGGTGCCAAAGTGGCATATGAGAAAGACAAGGCCAAAGGAGTTGGCTGGTTATGTCTTGTAGTGATTATGTCAAGTGGAGCAACTGTTTACCAAGTGTACTGGGACTTTGTAAAGGATTGGGGTTTGCTTCAAATGAATTCCAAAAATCCATGGCTTAGGAACGATCTTATGCTTCGACGAAAGACTGTTTACTACTTTTCCATG GGCTTGAACTTTATTCTTAGGCTTGCTTGGTTGCAAACTGTTCTTCATTCAACTTTTGGACATGTTGATTCAAGAGTTACTGGACTGTTCTTAGCAGCTCTTGAAGTTATAAGAAGAGGGCTGTGGAATTTTTTCAG ATTGGAGAATGAGCATCTAAATAATGCTGGAAAATTTAGAGCAGTTAATCCAGTTCCACTTccatttgatgaaattgatgAGGTAGATTGA
- the LOC101206910 gene encoding uncharacterized protein LOC101206910 isoform X1 yields the protein MASMAAAYTVIFSSPTLLQHSFNPSQTRPHPSITSFKPIVSSKANPSNGVFIRSRNFCTAPVSRERRYKVLTVSSLVDGYTGDDDEPSQRNSDTGAAIDIKLPRRSLMVTFTCNQCSERTKRLINRLAYERGLVFVQRIVVLGIRTIGKFLQYLLHFLFQYNKRWFYDVEYPSILAIMIALVHD from the exons ATGGCATCCATGGCAGCGGCATACACTGTCATCTTTTCATCTCCCACTCTTCTTCAACATTCCTTTAACCCTTCACAAACTCGACCTCATCCATCTATTACCTCATTCAAACCGATAGTCTCTTCCAAAGCAAACCCTAGCAATGGTGTCTTCATTAG GAGTAGAAACTTCTGTACAGCACCAGTTAGTCGGGAACGCAGGTATAAGGTGCTTACTGTTTCTAGTTTGGTTGATGGTTATACTGGAGACGACGATGAACCTTCGCAGAGAAATTCGGATACG GGGGCAGCCATTGACATAAAGCTTCCAAGAAGAAGTTTGATGGTAACGTTTACGTGTAATCAATGTAGTGAGAGGACGAAGAGACTCATTAATCGATTAGCTTACGAACGAGGGCTTGTTTTTGTTCAG CGAATCGTTGTTCTTGGAATACGCACAATTGGGAAATTCTTACAAtatttgttgcattttttgtTCCAATACAACAAAAGATGGTTTTATGATGTGGAATACCCTTCAATTCTTGCAATTATGATAGCTTTGGTCCATGACTGA
- the LOC101206666 gene encoding phosphate transporter PHO1 homolog 1 isoform X2 — translation MSSPSSFQHSQQSLLHHHHHHLHSLSHTLLQTESNNMVKFSKQFEGQLIPEWKHAFVDYWQLKKDLKKLYLLKNDNNPAAATTAATAKAATTLLSSIKKLSIFCHQQRDHGPIHVHKKLASSASKGDMYETELLDQFADTTAAKEFFSCLDFQLNKVNQFYKTKESEFMERGDSLKKQLEILIDLKSAIQHRRQTGDIAPDSKEDSSISYTISCEESVKDKTEQEQSPENINDELEKTELAFSDSPRSEEMENSTRSKSLDKKWRSVSGRVISFQGKNIKVNIPLTTPSRTFSAISHLFREDLANSKKCNEGTKLHIKKTRLHHAEKMIKGAFVELYKGLGFLKTYRHLNMLAFIKILKKFDKVTDKQVLPIYLKVVESSYFNSSDKVIKLADEVEELFIKNFAEEDKRKAMKYLKPKQRKESHGITFFVGLFTGCFIALLIGYVIMAHIMGMYKRQPFSLYMETVYPILSMFSLMFLHFFLYGCNIFAWRKTRINYSFIFELSATKELKYRDVFLICTTSMTAVIGVMFVHLALLSKGYSYTQVQVIPGLLLLFFLLLLVCPFNIYYRSSRYRFIRVMRNIAFSPLYKVVMLDFFMADQLCSQVPMLRNLEYMACYYITGSYKTQNYNYCMNAKHYRDLAYAVSFLPYYWRAMQCARRWFDEGQTSHLVNLGKYVSAMLAAGAKVAYEKDKAKGVGWLCLVVIMSSGATVYQVYWDFVKDWGLLQMNSKNPWLRNDLMLRRKTVYYFSMGLNFILRLAWLQTVLHSTFGHVDSRVTGLFLAALEVIRRGLWNFFRLENEHLNNAGKFRAVNPVPLPFDEIDEVD, via the exons ATGTCATCACCTTCTTCCTTTCAACACTCACAACAatctcttcttcatcatcatcatcatcatcttcattcCCTCTCTCACACTCTGCTTCAAACAGAGTCTAACAATATGGTCAAATTCTCCAAACAATTTGAAGGACAGTTGATTCCTGAATGGAAACATGCTTTTGTTGATTATTGGCAACTTAAAAAAGACCTCAAAAAACTCTATCTTCTTAAAAATGATAACAATCCCGCTGCCGCCACAACCGCCGCCACTGCCAAGGCAGCAACTACCCTTCTGTCTTCTATAAAGAAGCTGTCTATATTTTGTCACCAACAAAGAGATCATGGACCTATTCAT GTTCATAAGAAACTTGCTTCTTCTGCTAGTAAGGGAGATATGTATGAAACGGAGCTATTGGATCAATTTGCTGATACAACTGCAGCAAAGGAATTCTTTTCTTGTCTTGATTTTCAGCTTAACAAGGTGAATCAATTCTACAAGACTAAAGAGTCTGAGTTCATGGAGAGAGGAGACAGCTTGAAAAAACAATTGGAGATTCTCATTGATTTGAAATCAGCCATTCAGCACCGGCGTCAGACCGGCGATATTGCACCGGATTCTAAGGAGGATAGTTCAATTTCTTACACAATTTCTTGTG AGGAGTCTGTTAAGGACAAGACAGAGCAAGAACAATCCCCAGAGAATATCAATGATGAATTGGAGAAAACAGAGTTAGCATTTTCAGACTCACCAAGAtcagaagaaatggaaaactCAACAAGAAGTAAAAGCTTGGATAAAAAATGGAGATCGGTCTCGGGTCGAGTAATCAGTTTTCAGGGGAAGAACATAAAAGTGAACATTCCTTTGACAACCCCATCGCGGACATTCTCGGCTATAAGCCATTTATTCAGGGAAGATTTGGCAAACTCAAAAAAATGCAATGAAGGAACAAAGCTTCACATTAAAAAAACCAGGTTGCACCATGCAGAGAAGATGATCAAAGGAGCTTTCGTTGAGCTTTATAAAGGATTGGGGTTTCTCAAAACTTACAG GCACTTGAACATGCTTGCCTTCATAAAGATTTTGAAGAAGTTTGACAAA gtCACTGATAAACAAGTTCTTCCCATTTATCTAAAAGTTGTGGAAAGTTCCTATTTCAACAGCTCAGACAAG GTTATAAAGCTAGCAGATGAGGTAGAGGAGCTATTCATCAAAAACTTCGCTGAGGAAGACAAAAGGAAGGCCATGAAATACCTTAAACCGAAACAGCGTAAAGAGTCACACGGCATTACCTTCTTCGTCG GACTGTTCACTGGGTGTTTCATTGCCCTTCTTATTGGTTACGTTATAATGGCTCATATCATGGGGATGTACAAAAGACAACCTTTTTCACTTTACATGGAGACTGTATATCCAATACTTAG CATGTTCAGCTTGATGTTCTTACATTTCTTCCTCTATGGCTGCAACATCTTTGCATGGAGAAAGACTCGAATAAATTACAGCTTCATTTTCGAGTTGTCGGCCACAAAGGAACTTAAATACAGAGACGTGTTCTTGATATGTACTACTTCAATGACAGCTGTCATCGGGGTCATGTTTGTTCATTTGGCATTGCTTTCAAAAGGATACTCTTACACTCAAGTTCAAGTGATCCCTGGCCTTCTCTTGCTG TTTTTCTTGCTGTTACTTGTGTGCCCCTTCAACATTTACTATCGATCAAGCCGCTACCGTTTCATCCGTGTGATGAGAAATATAGCATTTTCACCTCTCTACAAG GTAGTGATGTTGGACTTCTTCATGGCAGATCAGCTATGTAGTCAG GTTCCGATGCTGCGAAATCTCGAGTATATGGCCTGTTACTACATAACAGGAAGCTACAAAACGCAGAATTACAACTACTGTATGAATGCAAAGCATTACCGAGATCTCGCTTATGCCGTTTCCTTTCTACCTTACTACTGGAGAGCAATGCAG TGTGCAAGGCGCTGGTTTGATGAGGGACAGACAAGCCACCTTGTCAATCTAGGAAAGTATGTCTCAGCAATGTTGGCTGCAGGTGCCAAAGTGGCATATGAGAAAGACAAGGCCAAAGGAGTTGGCTGGTTATGTCTTGTAGTGATTATGTCAAGTGGAGCAACTGTTTACCAAGTGTACTGGGACTTTGTAAAGGATTGGGGTTTGCTTCAAATGAATTCCAAAAATCCATGGCTTAGGAACGATCTTATGCTTCGACGAAAGACTGTTTACTACTTTTCCATG GGCTTGAACTTTATTCTTAGGCTTGCTTGGTTGCAAACTGTTCTTCATTCAACTTTTGGACATGTTGATTCAAGAGTTACTGGACTGTTCTTAGCAGCTCTTGAAGTTATAAGAAGAGGGCTGTGGAATTTTTTCAG ATTGGAGAATGAGCATCTAAATAATGCTGGAAAATTTAGAGCAGTTAATCCAGTTCCACTTccatttgatgaaattgatgAGGTAGATTGA